One segment of Caldalkalibacillus thermarum DNA contains the following:
- the resA gene encoding thiol-disulfide oxidoreductase ResA, with amino-acid sequence MNNRRYVLRVAVLGIIVLAVGGAFFTAYTADDSPVKVGEPAPDFVLENLEGEKVRLSDYKGKGVFINFWASNCPPCREEMPYMENQYQQFKDKGIEILAVNIAESHLTASRFAERYGLSFPILLDQDRSVTHRYGVLPIPSSFFVDENGIVVDKVEGMMTEEMIRAKLELIVPQGE; translated from the coding sequence ATGAACAACAGGCGGTATGTCTTGCGTGTCGCCGTTTTAGGTATCATTGTCCTGGCGGTCGGGGGCGCTTTTTTTACGGCTTATACTGCCGATGATTCCCCGGTCAAAGTCGGTGAACCCGCACCTGATTTTGTATTGGAAAACTTAGAAGGTGAAAAAGTCCGGCTGAGTGATTATAAGGGAAAAGGTGTATTCATTAATTTTTGGGCCAGCAATTGTCCTCCCTGCCGGGAAGAAATGCCGTATATGGAAAATCAGTATCAGCAATTTAAAGATAAAGGGATTGAGATTTTGGCCGTCAATATTGCCGAATCTCATCTGACAGCATCACGCTTTGCCGAGCGATACGGCCTTTCATTTCCTATCTTGCTTGATCAGGATCGGAGTGTGACCCACCGCTACGGGGTGTTACCCATTCCGTCTTCTTTCTTTGTAGACGAAAATGGCATAGTGGTAGACAAAGTAGAAGGCATGATGACTGAAGAGATGATCAGAGCAAAGCTAGAATTAATTGTACCGCAAGGAGAATAG
- the resB gene encoding cytochrome c biogenesis protein ResB — MEQIHCECGHVNPPGTELCEQCGKPFDDQDSILNMRYEGAALRSKRRRKTFIDHIWNFFASVKVGVWLLVITLVASTLGTIYPQQMYIPSTADPYEYYPENYGFGGFLYVTLGFHNLYSSWWYVTLLVLIGISIIVASIDRGLPLYRALKRQRVKRHPQFLKRQRIHSQVTVEQPAQVLEKAKQALASMRYKVREENGAVLGEKNRFSRWGAYVVHLGLIILLVGALLRVLPGFTMDQYVWIRDGEIVPVPGTNNQYYIQSEGFTLKVYEDYQTGEDTEGQQRFIPEDFITEAVLYENKTNASGEKELVKVKEHTIRVNDPLRYEGLSFYQSDYILDEFSVFTFALTHKASGKEVGEITVDLYDPDPEYDLGNGYKVQLLEYYPDFEMDAHKQPQTKSSIPNNPAFIFRTITPDNPAGEKSMVLIGQTIEMPGEENQYALKINNVEFKNVTGLMVRKERSLPVIYLGLGITMVGLIMCFYWQHRRIWIQQEGSQILLAAHTNKNWFGFKKEVEQLIDQTGLPVDKQTLDKEEAN, encoded by the coding sequence ATGGAACAAATACATTGCGAATGCGGACATGTCAATCCTCCCGGAACAGAACTTTGCGAACAGTGCGGAAAGCCCTTTGATGACCAAGACAGCATTTTGAATATGCGTTATGAAGGTGCCGCTTTGCGCTCTAAAAGGAGACGCAAAACGTTCATAGACCACATATGGAACTTTTTTGCTTCGGTCAAAGTGGGTGTATGGCTTTTGGTCATCACATTGGTTGCTTCGACGCTGGGCACCATTTACCCCCAGCAGATGTATATTCCATCTACTGCCGACCCATATGAGTACTACCCCGAAAATTATGGATTTGGGGGCTTTTTATATGTGACACTGGGCTTTCATAATCTGTACAGCTCCTGGTGGTATGTGACACTGCTCGTTTTGATCGGCATTTCTATTATTGTGGCCAGCATCGACCGCGGTCTTCCATTGTACCGGGCGCTTAAACGGCAGCGGGTTAAACGCCATCCCCAGTTTCTGAAACGGCAGCGGATTCACAGCCAGGTTACTGTTGAGCAGCCTGCACAGGTATTGGAGAAGGCCAAACAGGCCTTAGCCAGTATGCGCTATAAGGTGCGGGAAGAAAATGGCGCTGTCCTGGGCGAAAAAAACCGGTTCAGCCGCTGGGGAGCATATGTGGTCCACCTGGGCCTGATCATTCTCCTTGTTGGTGCTCTGTTACGTGTGCTTCCTGGTTTTACAATGGATCAATATGTTTGGATCAGGGACGGTGAAATCGTACCTGTACCCGGTACAAACAATCAATATTATATACAGAGTGAAGGTTTTACTTTAAAAGTGTATGAGGATTACCAGACTGGAGAGGATACAGAAGGACAACAGCGGTTTATTCCCGAAGATTTTATTACGGAAGCCGTGCTGTATGAAAATAAGACAAACGCTTCAGGAGAGAAGGAACTGGTGAAAGTGAAAGAACATACCATACGGGTCAATGATCCGTTGCGGTATGAGGGTCTTTCATTTTACCAGTCAGATTATATTTTAGACGAGTTCAGCGTGTTTACTTTTGCCTTGACGCATAAAGCGTCAGGAAAAGAGGTGGGCGAAATAACCGTTGATTTATATGATCCTGATCCAGAATATGACCTGGGTAACGGTTACAAGGTCCAATTGTTGGAATACTATCCTGACTTCGAAATGGATGCCCACAAACAACCTCAAACAAAAAGCAGTATTCCCAATAACCCTGCATTTATCTTTCGGACCATCACCCCGGACAACCCTGCGGGTGAAAAAAGCATGGTGTTGATCGGACAAACCATTGAAATGCCTGGGGAAGAGAATCAGTATGCTTTGAAGATCAACAATGTGGAGTTTAAAAATGTAACCGGTTTGATGGTGCGCAAAGAACGGAGCTTGCCGGTCATCTATTTGGGGCTGGGGATTACGATGGTTGGCCTGATCATGTGCTTTTATTGGCAGCACAGGCGGATTTGGATTCAGCAAGAAGGCAGCCAGATTTTGCTGGCCGCCCACACCAACAAGAATTGGTTCGGGTTTAAAAAAGAGGTTGAACAATTGATTGACCAGACGGGTCTTCCTGTTGATAAACAGACCTTGGACAAGGAGGAAGCGAACTAA
- the ccsA gene encoding cytochrome c biogenesis protein CcsA — MEDRLISFSSTALLIAFLLYLVSALFFVFTVTGRTKSAEEKQYIKQKWGRLGFGLTVIGFGFHAAYYVLRWIGQGHAPLSSMFEFMSFLAMMTVLGFIVIYRMYRTTILGVFVLLLAVTLLGWASVFDTTPKPLVPALQSHWLKLHVATVALGEGLFAVGFAAGLMYLIRTVDQHKSSWHTVMLEWVLAAILMVIGFVGLVFTFSFLDYEAQFKYINERGQEQVLTYTLPPLAGPYEGEQLSQERMRPLFETPSWMQGRDAPRKFNTLIWSVLVGGVLYILLRLLAGKRLGAVIQPWLADLKPSMLDEISYRAIIIAFPIFTLGGLVFAMIWAEEAWGRFWGWDPKEVWALITWLFYASYIHLRLTKGWEGMKSAWLAVLGFVIIMFNLVFVNLVIAGLHSYVSG, encoded by the coding sequence ATGGAGGATAGGTTGATCAGCTTCAGCAGTACAGCTTTGCTCATTGCTTTTCTGCTTTACCTTGTTTCCGCTTTGTTTTTTGTTTTCACCGTCACCGGCCGGACGAAAAGTGCGGAGGAAAAGCAGTATATTAAACAGAAATGGGGCAGGCTGGGCTTCGGTCTTACTGTGATCGGTTTTGGTTTCCATGCGGCCTATTACGTGTTGCGCTGGATTGGCCAAGGACACGCCCCTCTCAGTTCCATGTTTGAGTTTATGAGCTTTTTAGCCATGATGACGGTTTTGGGTTTTATCGTGATTTACAGAATGTACAGAACGACCATCCTGGGTGTTTTTGTCTTGCTTCTAGCAGTCACGCTGCTGGGCTGGGCTTCTGTCTTTGACACCACACCTAAACCGCTTGTCCCGGCTTTGCAAAGCCACTGGCTGAAACTGCACGTGGCAACTGTAGCCCTGGGAGAGGGGCTGTTTGCCGTTGGGTTTGCGGCGGGATTGATGTATCTCATCCGCACGGTTGATCAGCATAAATCATCCTGGCATACGGTCATGCTGGAATGGGTTCTTGCTGCTATTCTGATGGTTATTGGCTTTGTTGGCCTTGTCTTCACCTTTTCTTTCTTAGATTACGAGGCCCAATTTAAGTACATCAATGAGCGGGGCCAGGAACAAGTGCTTACTTACACTTTGCCCCCGTTGGCCGGCCCCTATGAGGGGGAACAATTGTCCCAGGAGCGGATGAGACCTTTGTTTGAAACGCCGTCCTGGATGCAGGGACGGGATGCTCCGCGCAAATTTAATACCCTGATCTGGTCTGTACTGGTTGGGGGAGTATTGTATATCCTACTGCGCCTTTTGGCTGGAAAGCGGCTGGGGGCTGTCATTCAACCCTGGCTGGCCGACTTAAAACCGTCCATGCTGGATGAAATCAGCTATCGGGCGATCATTATTGCGTTTCCCATTTTTACCCTGGGCGGCCTTGTGTTTGCCATGATCTGGGCTGAAGAGGCCTGGGGACGGTTTTGGGGATGGGATCCTAAAGAAGTATGGGCGCTGATCACCTGGTTGTTTTATGCCTCCTATATTCACTTGCGCTTAACAAAAGGATGGGAAGGCATGAAGTCAGCCTGGTTAGCTGTGCTTGGATTTGTAATTATTATGTTCAATCTGGTGTTTGTCAACCTGGTGATCGCCGGTCTGCATTCCTATGTGTCAGGTTAA
- a CDS encoding response regulator transcription factor yields MDKQARILVVDDEERIRRLLRLYLEKENMIVEEAEDGEDALNKALNGDYDLIMLDLMLPKLDGIEVCKKLREKKATPVIMITARGEEANRIQGFEVGADDYVVKPFSPRETVARVKAVLRRASATAYLSTDQKTKNVLVFPHFTIDHDAHEVIVNGQEVALTPKEYDLLYYLASSPNKVFSREQLLKDVWNYEFFGDLRTVDTHIKRLREKLNKHSPQAAKMIATVWGVGYKLEVPAE; encoded by the coding sequence ATGGATAAACAAGCTCGCATTCTGGTTGTGGATGATGAGGAAAGAATTAGACGGTTGCTGCGCTTGTACCTTGAGAAAGAGAACATGATTGTTGAGGAGGCAGAGGACGGGGAAGATGCACTCAACAAAGCACTAAATGGGGATTACGACTTAATCATGTTGGATTTGATGCTTCCTAAATTAGACGGGATCGAAGTGTGTAAAAAACTTCGTGAGAAAAAGGCAACGCCTGTGATCATGATTACAGCCCGGGGCGAGGAGGCCAACCGCATTCAGGGGTTTGAAGTTGGAGCCGATGACTATGTTGTGAAACCGTTCAGCCCAAGGGAGACCGTGGCGCGTGTCAAGGCTGTCTTGCGCCGTGCATCGGCAACTGCTTATCTTAGCACCGATCAAAAAACGAAAAATGTTCTGGTGTTCCCCCATTTCACCATTGATCATGATGCCCATGAAGTGATTGTTAATGGCCAGGAGGTAGCCTTGACCCCAAAAGAGTATGATCTCTTGTACTATCTGGCCTCATCTCCCAATAAAGTGTTTTCCAGGGAGCAGTTGTTGAAAGATGTGTGGAATTATGAGTTTTTTGGAGACCTGAGAACGGTTGACACTCACATCAAACGTTTGCGCGAAAAGCTGAACAAGCACTCGCCGCAAGCAGCAAAAATGATTGCCACTGTATGGGGGGTAGGCTATAAGCTAGAGGTGCCGGCCGAGTGA
- a CDS encoding ATP-binding protein gives MTIILLVTVVLVILAILLVQFFDHFYFEQQNEELKHLAFKIADIFETYEHHSEARYITKELVEVSQTTLVVIGPDQHEFWKVSADKQLPIIDVEILFNDSDLQQVFFGRTIDKRGHFPVYIDGRMVELDVLIVAAPIMIEGTPHGAVFLYQTLDVINETIEVTKRIILYSAGIAIFLTTIFAFFLSTRITYPLRQMKVAADNIAKGDFNSRVSIRSNDEIGDLALTFNHMAKQLNDSIQALSHEKELLSSILRSMVDGVITLDRKGEVILLNPPAEKMLKTWRYEENMEDEPHKLPRLLLDVFDQVVQTEGEHVRTVSAQGRFWTIVMAPLYNRETLRGAVAVVRDMTEEKRLDKLRKDFVANVSHELRTPLAMLQGYSEALVDDVVGSAEERKELAKIIHEESMRMGRLVSELLDLARIQAGHVELDLKPLPLGPIVHKTLRKFTNLAKEAGISLLEDVQESDQCYQVDEDRMEQILTNLIDNAIRYTPPQGTVTVQLKEDAHGAHISVKDTGDGIPEEDLPFVFERFYKADKARTRGKSGTGLGLAIVKDLVEAHHGHIDVHSKVGEGTTFTIHLPRDLSGERVAR, from the coding sequence ATGACCATTATTCTTTTGGTCACGGTGGTCCTGGTCATCCTGGCCATTCTTTTGGTCCAGTTCTTTGATCATTTTTACTTTGAACAACAAAATGAGGAATTGAAACATCTGGCTTTTAAAATTGCTGATATTTTTGAGACCTATGAACATCATTCCGAAGCCCGCTATATCACCAAAGAACTGGTCGAGGTTTCCCAGACCACCCTTGTTGTGATCGGCCCCGACCAACATGAGTTTTGGAAGGTTTCAGCTGATAAGCAGCTCCCCATTATTGACGTGGAAATCCTGTTCAACGACAGTGATTTGCAACAGGTGTTTTTCGGCCGGACCATTGATAAACGGGGGCATTTTCCAGTTTATATCGACGGGCGTATGGTTGAGCTAGATGTCCTGATTGTGGCAGCTCCGATCATGATCGAAGGAACTCCGCATGGCGCTGTTTTTCTTTACCAGACGCTGGACGTCATTAATGAAACGATAGAAGTCACCAAGCGAATTATCTTGTATTCAGCCGGGATCGCTATTTTCTTAACGACGATCTTTGCCTTTTTCCTCTCCACAAGGATTACCTATCCATTGCGCCAGATGAAAGTGGCTGCAGATAATATAGCTAAAGGAGATTTCAATTCCCGTGTCTCGATTCGCTCGAACGATGAAATTGGTGATCTCGCTTTAACTTTTAATCATATGGCTAAACAATTGAACGATTCTATCCAGGCACTGTCACATGAGAAAGAGCTCTTGTCCAGTATCTTGCGGAGTATGGTAGACGGGGTGATCACCCTTGACCGTAAAGGAGAGGTGATTTTGCTCAATCCTCCGGCAGAGAAAATGCTGAAGACCTGGCGATACGAGGAAAATATGGAGGATGAGCCCCATAAGCTTCCCCGCCTGCTGCTGGATGTCTTTGACCAGGTGGTGCAAACAGAAGGTGAGCATGTGCGCACGGTTTCAGCCCAGGGGCGCTTTTGGACGATCGTGATGGCTCCCCTTTACAACCGGGAAACGCTAAGAGGGGCAGTGGCCGTGGTCCGGGACATGACTGAAGAGAAGCGCCTGGATAAGCTGAGAAAAGATTTTGTCGCCAACGTCTCTCACGAGTTGCGCACGCCACTGGCCATGTTACAAGGTTACAGTGAAGCCCTGGTGGATGATGTGGTTGGTTCAGCTGAGGAACGAAAGGAATTGGCTAAGATCATTCATGAGGAATCCATGCGGATGGGACGGTTGGTCAGTGAACTGTTGGATTTAGCCCGCATTCAAGCTGGTCATGTTGAACTTGATTTAAAGCCACTGCCGTTGGGTCCCATTGTGCATAAAACGCTGCGCAAATTTACAAATCTGGCCAAGGAAGCAGGGATTAGCCTCCTCGAAGATGTCCAAGAGTCAGATCAATGTTATCAAGTGGATGAAGACCGCATGGAGCAAATCCTGACCAATTTGATTGACAATGCAATTCGCTATACACCTCCCCAAGGGACAGTCACGGTTCAACTTAAAGAAGATGCCCATGGGGCCCATATATCGGTAAAAGATACGGGTGATGGCATTCCTGAAGAGGATCTTCCTTTTGTCTTTGAGCGTTTCTATAAAGCAGATAAGGCCAGAACCAGAGGTAAGTCTGGAACGGGACTGGGATTGGCCATTGTCAAGGATCTGGTGGAGGCTCATCACGGTCACATAGACGTGCACAGCAAAGTGGGCGAAGGGACAACCTTTACCATTCATCTTCCACGGGATTTAAGCGGTGAAAGGGTAGCAAGATAA
- a CDS encoding YpmS family protein has product MVKFAEKQWKRAFFALLGGVFILGAGLACGLLMWINSLSSALDPDDWPPLGEKHEEASAVFTLSVTKKDLNTFIRAYLRQDAEGNADYDLYLDDRIHFRADIPVFNRHIPLVMSFDPLVLQTGDVLLELRTMHLGSLQLPPELVVALIKGSYTFPEWVMINPERAEIYLALTRLKIQDQFYLKVQTFDLEQDEIVFQLIYDAFAPE; this is encoded by the coding sequence ATGGTTAAGTTCGCGGAAAAGCAGTGGAAACGGGCGTTTTTTGCCCTCCTGGGCGGTGTTTTCATCCTCGGTGCAGGCTTAGCTTGCGGATTGTTGATGTGGATCAACAGCTTAAGTTCAGCCCTAGATCCTGACGATTGGCCCCCGCTGGGAGAAAAACATGAAGAGGCAAGCGCAGTTTTCACGTTAAGTGTAACCAAAAAAGATTTAAACACGTTCATCAGGGCCTATCTAAGACAAGACGCGGAGGGCAACGCTGACTATGACCTCTATCTTGATGACCGTATCCATTTTAGGGCGGATATACCTGTTTTTAACCGCCATATTCCTCTGGTCATGAGCTTTGATCCTCTTGTTCTTCAAACGGGTGATGTGTTGCTTGAGCTGCGCACGATGCATTTAGGCAGTCTCCAGCTCCCTCCAGAACTGGTCGTGGCCCTTATCAAGGGGAGCTATACCTTTCCTGAATGGGTTATGATCAATCCTGAACGGGCAGAGATTTACTTGGCGCTGACTCGGCTTAAGATCCAAGATCAGTTTTATTTAAAGGTGCAAACATTTGATCTGGAACAGGATGAAATCGTGTTTCAGTTGATTTATGACGCGTTTGCTCCAGAATAG
- a CDS encoding YlbG family protein yields the protein MFVRKVGLAVWLNQLKMARHLRKFGNVHYVSRRMRYAILYVDKDKVQDIISRLNRLNYVKKVEPSHWHELRTEFQSKPDKVKEYPY from the coding sequence ATGTTTGTTCGAAAAGTGGGTTTAGCTGTGTGGTTAAACCAGTTGAAAATGGCCAGACACTTAAGAAAGTTTGGCAATGTCCATTATGTATCCAGACGCATGCGTTATGCCATATTATATGTCGACAAAGACAAAGTGCAGGATATCATCTCCAGGCTAAACCGGCTTAATTATGTCAAAAAAGTGGAGCCCTCCCACTGGCATGAGTTGCGCACAGAGTTTCAATCCAAACCAGATAAGGTCAAGGAATATCCTTATTGA
- the rsmD gene encoding 16S rRNA (guanine(966)-N(2))-methyltransferase RsmD, with protein sequence MRVISGTFKGRRLTAVPGHHTRPTADRVKEAIFNLIPDDTYRDGTGLDLFAGTGSLGIEALSRGCRRMIFIDHHPLAIKVIYQNLKALGLSENSEVYRNDARRALKVLAKRGLQFEIIFLDPPYARHNLPVILSLIEEYNLLRPEGVIVVETAKGTALNNKLNQLVLDKHHHYGDTEIRIYVRREALSWE encoded by the coding sequence GTGCGAGTCATCTCGGGTACATTTAAAGGGCGCCGCTTAACAGCGGTTCCGGGACATCACACCCGGCCTACAGCGGACCGGGTGAAGGAGGCCATCTTTAATCTGATCCCGGATGATACATATCGGGATGGGACAGGACTCGACCTATTTGCAGGAACGGGCAGTCTGGGCATTGAGGCGCTCAGTCGTGGATGCCGCCGCATGATTTTTATCGATCATCATCCCTTGGCCATCAAGGTGATTTATCAAAATTTAAAAGCCCTTGGATTGTCTGAAAATAGCGAGGTCTACAGGAATGATGCCCGGCGGGCCTTAAAGGTTTTGGCCAAGCGGGGTCTTCAATTTGAGATCATTTTTTTGGATCCGCCTTATGCCCGCCACAACCTGCCTGTCATCCTTTCCCTGATCGAGGAATATAATTTGCTTCGCCCTGAAGGGGTTATCGTGGTGGAAACAGCGAAGGGCACCGCATTAAACAATAAACTGAACCAGCTCGTCTTGGACAAGCATCATCACTATGGGGACACCGAGATTCGGATATATGTGCGAAGGGAGGCCTTATCATGGGAATAA
- the coaD gene encoding pantetheine-phosphate adenylyltransferase, with protein sequence MGIKAVCPGSFDPVTYGHLDIIQRAANVFDHVIVAVLNNSSKKPLFTVEERMELLRQVTSEIPNVEVDSFNGLLIDYMKKKGANTIVRGLRAVSDFEYELQVASINRKLDDSIETFFMMTNNKYSYLSSSIVKEIAKYHASVSDLVPPEVEEALMRKFGHV encoded by the coding sequence ATGGGAATAAAAGCTGTTTGTCCTGGCAGTTTTGATCCGGTTACTTACGGCCATTTAGATATAATTCAGCGGGCCGCTAACGTCTTTGATCATGTCATTGTGGCTGTTCTTAACAATTCAAGTAAAAAGCCCTTGTTTACGGTTGAAGAGCGGATGGAACTGCTCAGGCAAGTCACCTCAGAAATTCCCAACGTAGAAGTAGATTCGTTTAACGGGCTGTTGATCGATTATATGAAAAAAAAAGGCGCCAATACCATTGTGAGGGGCTTAAGGGCTGTTTCCGATTTTGAATATGAATTACAGGTTGCCTCCATCAACCGTAAGCTTGATGATTCCATAGAGACTTTTTTCATGATGACCAATAATAAGTATTCTTATTTAAGCTCAAGCATTGTGAAGGAAATAGCCAAATATCATGCTTCAGTCAGTGATTTAGTTCCTCCGGAAGTGGAAGAGGCTTTGATGAGAAAGTTTGGCCATGTTTAG
- the ylbJ gene encoding sporulation integral membrane protein YlbJ produces the protein MHRAAYVKTGCMALFSLVLVVSIISFPQHSFEASLRGLTIWWEVVFPALLPFFITSELLMGFGVVHFLGVLLEPCMRPLFRVPGVGGFVFSMGIASGYPMGAKLTVHLREHELITRSEGERLVSLTSTSGPLFMVGAVAVGFFHDVRLGMIIALAHYLSAICVGLIMRFHDCHEPRPTTEKPRSYFPYNNHNILYRALQAMHRARVKDGRTIGKLMGDAVTSSIQTLLLIGGFIIMFSVIINLLHILGINKVLAFFFTLFLFPLGVEPALIHALMAGLFEITLGAQMASEAGEAVPLVHKVAIASAIIAWSGLSVHAQVASMLAKTDIRYSPYLFARLIHAILACAWTYILWKPLLPLLSHVSLPAIAQGEPSSVTVWSNSHLFVLSTLLMAGLLVIMLCLMSVAQLQVKKRQF, from the coding sequence ATGCACCGGGCAGCCTATGTCAAAACAGGATGTATGGCTTTATTTTCGTTAGTATTGGTGGTCTCAATTATTTCCTTTCCTCAACATTCATTCGAAGCCTCTTTACGGGGATTAACCATATGGTGGGAAGTTGTTTTCCCTGCACTCCTCCCTTTTTTTATTACTTCAGAACTATTAATGGGATTTGGTGTGGTTCATTTTCTGGGCGTACTTTTGGAACCATGTATGCGTCCCTTGTTCCGTGTCCCGGGGGTAGGCGGATTTGTCTTTTCCATGGGCATTGCTTCTGGCTATCCCATGGGAGCTAAACTGACAGTGCATCTTAGGGAACATGAACTCATTACCCGTTCAGAAGGAGAACGTCTGGTTTCCCTCACCAGCACTTCCGGCCCCTTATTTATGGTTGGAGCGGTAGCTGTCGGTTTTTTCCACGATGTGCGTCTGGGGATGATCATTGCCCTTGCCCATTATCTCTCTGCCATTTGTGTAGGCTTAATCATGCGTTTTCATGACTGCCATGAACCTAGACCCACAACAGAAAAACCCCGGTCCTATTTTCCTTACAACAACCACAATATCTTGTATCGGGCCCTGCAGGCGATGCACCGCGCCCGGGTTAAAGACGGACGGACAATTGGCAAATTGATGGGAGATGCCGTCACATCTTCTATTCAGACGTTGTTGCTGATCGGCGGGTTTATCATCATGTTTTCAGTGATTATTAATCTCCTGCATATTCTTGGCATAAACAAAGTACTTGCTTTCTTTTTCACCCTGTTTCTGTTTCCGCTGGGCGTCGAGCCCGCCTTGATTCATGCCTTGATGGCCGGCCTGTTTGAAATCACCCTGGGCGCCCAGATGGCCAGTGAAGCAGGTGAAGCGGTTCCATTGGTGCACAAAGTCGCCATAGCCAGCGCTATTATTGCCTGGAGCGGACTGTCCGTACATGCCCAAGTGGCCAGCATGCTGGCTAAAACTGATATCCGCTATTCACCTTATTTATTTGCCCGTTTGATTCATGCCATCTTGGCCTGTGCCTGGACATATATATTGTGGAAACCTTTGCTTCCCTTGCTGTCCCATGTCTCACTGCCGGCCATTGCGCAAGGAGAGCCTTCAAGTGTCACAGTTTGGAGCAACAGCCATCTCTTTGTTTTGAGCACTCTGCTGATGGCAGGCCTGCTTGTGATCATGCTCTGCCTGATGTCTGTTGCCCAGCTGCAGGTGAAAAAAAGGCAGTTTTGA
- a CDS encoding patatin-like phospholipase family protein, producing MRRNPHQIEQQQPKIGLALGAGGARGLAHIGVLQKLEEHGIPVHCIAGSSIGALVGSLYAVGHSPEQMKKFISLFPQKYWLDYTVPKMGFITGDKIKEIVRLLTKNKQIEEAEKPLAIVATQLEKGERAVFREGPIAEAVRASVSIPGIFVPAVINGKLYVDGGVVDRVPVSVLKEMEADLIVAVDVSYSGESNYPIKSIFDVIAQTIDIMEREILKYRMLDVDVLIRPNVKAYSTTMFYKAEEIIHEGIRSAEEAIPKIKEAMRKWREANTHV from the coding sequence GTGAGGAGGAATCCACATCAGATTGAGCAGCAACAACCGAAAATTGGCCTTGCACTGGGTGCGGGGGGTGCGCGGGGGCTGGCCCATATCGGGGTGTTGCAAAAACTTGAGGAGCATGGCATCCCCGTCCACTGTATTGCGGGAAGCAGCATTGGGGCTCTCGTGGGCAGCTTGTATGCAGTGGGCCATTCTCCGGAGCAAATGAAAAAGTTTATTTCGCTGTTTCCCCAAAAGTATTGGCTGGATTATACGGTACCTAAAATGGGTTTCATTACCGGTGACAAAATCAAGGAGATTGTTCGTCTGCTCACAAAAAACAAACAGATTGAAGAAGCGGAAAAACCTCTGGCTATTGTGGCTACCCAATTGGAAAAAGGAGAACGGGCTGTTTTTCGGGAGGGGCCGATTGCCGAAGCGGTCAGAGCAAGTGTCTCCATCCCCGGCATTTTTGTACCGGCAGTCATAAACGGAAAACTCTATGTGGATGGCGGAGTGGTTGACCGTGTTCCGGTTTCCGTCTTGAAAGAGATGGAAGCTGATTTGATTGTGGCAGTCGATGTATCATATTCTGGGGAGTCGAACTACCCAATCAAATCCATATTTGATGTTATTGCCCAGACAATAGATATTATGGAACGGGAAATTTTGAAATATCGCATGCTTGACGTGGATGTCCTGATCCGCCCCAATGTTAAAGCTTACAGCACCACAATGTTTTACAAGGCGGAAGAGATCATCCACGAGGGGATACGTTCGGCAGAAGAAGCCATTCCCAAGATTAAAGAAGCGATGAGGAAGTGGAGGGAAGCAAATACACATGTTTAA